From the Perognathus longimembris pacificus isolate PPM17 chromosome 9, ASM2315922v1, whole genome shotgun sequence genome, one window contains:
- the Casp8ap2 gene encoding CASP8-associated protein 2 isoform X3 produces the protein MSENKVKSDVPKDIHHNTLLPNVEKEGKPHSETRNALHLPTPTEKHCIFNGVCSRSDQVNESISNEDSKRGRKGILHSPYSRGTDRTPKDLGNNCGNGDPRNTEASPRLQRRPEKHGPAEPKAESKNSKSRSSTDSDYKSERSSSWEKETSREKSHTRVESDNDKNLERESGRSQNMSRKELQSQNKEERKGDPKHKLLVKDQDHWRQPDRTVLPHSKNEVKSHNSSKYYPEERRGREDCKREKSISSHGSQNGRYSSSSSRTYKHPSYKEVDALHFSNTPFKPERHRTEDKRKREEEKRRKNKEENRHKKNDKKSPTDHLPKTYKEIKKPTTDLKRQKEPKSDKGEVSNNVFKGTETKELSTRPVDAPNETKSKDLKLSFMEKLNLTLSPAKKQPMSQDNQHEITDVPKSSGKCDLGSSLTFVPSVNKAVSEETNSKLLESKVVLPEASELRISVPESQVEEENSSLVKTVENTLPCEIPICDTKTSFSTPTEAKQGESLFMSSMEMGETVDGAGAAASAVTDVKQTDTFQNCGPELDRERQDGLNVCGISESLDMNMSISTKVAETSENLQMPPVEALNSVPVNLSEASKPKFEPSPVGTVVETKSCQLEPCLPTEALPSPQQTGLMDHRIEIEDINSVYHDDENSVLSIDLSHLRPIPEIISPLNSPVRPVAKLLRMESPSHIPLYNNSHKDVFPSNSDHSTSKTPPGLNKENQKPTHKSDKCTEVDSCKKSVLDELEEGEIRSDSEESIPQKHFEICAKPRASVEFQNTNTSPEGKKSTVHVYKDHWKTSVKPHQNNSKWNKRQNEPSRPSKSKRKDKTMSISSLEKIIPIITVPSSVWEIMHMLRMIGKHVRKSYMKFKVKFSLIQFQRIIESAALRFTSLIKYLDFSKISKSVTTLQKNLCDVIESNLKQVKKNGIVDRLFEQQLPDMKKKLWKFVDEQLDYLFEKLKKILVKFCDSINFGSDSNGGKLAKKCKERTQYSYCQKRNKDNFNKEIQREKWSKSEHSVNFKSSLECRKSEEKHPTQNNTTTDTVVPDSKRNVNSCFESIKNSESEEHPLELNCPSTPKPTKNESNTIEDTPVSQHTVLKPERSFEILTEQQASSLTFNLVSDAQMGEIFKSLLQGSDLLDNSVNCIEKTEWELKTPEKQLLESLKCESIPACTTEELVSGVASPCPKMIGDDNWSLSSEKGPSLSSGLSLPVHPDVLDESCMFEVSANMGLAKDNVCNSEKSKPYISSILFEDLAVSLTVPSPLKSDGHLSFLKPEVLSNSTPEEVISAHFSEDALLEEEDASEQDIHLALESDNSSSKSSCSSSWTSRSVAPGFQYHPNLPMHAVIMEKSNDHFIVKIRRAAPSTSPGLEHGMVANGSFTSLPQVGREADEVAEKEYVSCQSTVLKSVEELENSDTNVGSNKSTHEQNSMMQTEAPHIYEFLKDASGKEGHSDKVADDCFKLHQVWEPRVPESLEELPSMEKIPHPIEDSYIDLTKDPASETKSLGEFVEVAVLNIDQLGCSGSKLHQSTQILGNSLQSDTINDFIDLTQDASNDSKNEGNDTTLAAEGLECQVICVDEDNCKEEKMQMKNKPVGCTVEETCIDLTPESDSCEVNKDDLKLDSCEVHKDDLKLMLPTNSDSLELPETLDNALKKRKNCFDVNHSQKKQKKERDLTNGEKSKKLSQDCDKDDNAQKKKTSKKRTPTLNKDLSSSPEINDSSASLATLPTSLSAKNVIKKKGEIIVSWTRNDDREILLECQKRMPSLKTFTYLAVKLNKNPNQVSERFQQLKKLFEKSKCR, from the exons ATGTCTGAAAACAAAGTTAAAAGTGATGTTCCTAAAGATATACATCATAACACTTTACTGCCAAAcgtggaaaaggaaggaaaaccacATTCTGAAACACGGAATGCTTTGCATTTGCCTACACCTACTGAGAAACATTGTATCTTCAATGGTGTTTGTTCACGTTCTGATCAAGTTAATGAAAGTATCTCAAATGAAGATagtaaaagagggaggaaaggtatTTTACACAGCCCATATAGCAGAGGAACGGACAGAACACCGAAAGACTTAGGTAACAACTGTGGTAATGGTGACCCAAGGAACACTGAAGCTAGTCCAAGGCTACAGAGACGTCCTGAGAAACATGGTCCTGCGGAGCCAAAGGCTGAAAGCAAAAATTCAAAGTCTAGAAGCAGCACAGATTCAGATTATAAAAGTGAACGTAGTTCTTCCTGGGAGAAAGAGACTTCTAGAGAAAAATCACATACTCGAGTTGAATCTGATAATGACAAAAACCTGGAGAGAGAAAGTGGACGATCACAAAATATGAGTAGAAAAGAACTTCAGTCacagaacaaagaagaaagaaaaggtgatCCAAAACATAAATTGCTAGTAAAGGACCAAGATCACTGGAGACAGCCTGACCGAACAGTGCTTCCCCATTCTAAGAATGAAGTAAAATCTCATAATTCCAGTAAATATTAcccagaagagagaagaggaagagaagattgtaaaagagagaaaagtatAAGTAGTCATGGTTCTCAAAATGGAAGGTATTCATCCTCTTCAAGCCGAACTTACAAGCATCCATCCTACAAAGAAGTGGATGCTCTGCACTTTTCCAACACACCATTCAAGCCAGAAAGGCATAGAACTGAAgataagaggaaaagagaagaagaaaaaaggagaaagaacaaggaagaaaataggcataagaaaaatgataaaaaatcacCTACAGACCATTTgccaaagacttacaaagaaattaAGAAACCCACTACCGAtttaaagagacagaaagagccaAAAAGCGATAAAGGTGAAGTCTCTAATAATGTTTTTAAAGGCACAGAAACTAAGGAGCTTTCAACAAGACCTGTGGATGctccaaatgaaacaaaaagcaaagacctAAAGTTGAGTTTTATGGAAAAATTGAATTTAACTCTGTCACCTGCTAAAAAGCAGCCTATGTCTCAGGATAATCAGCATGAAATTACTGATGTCCCTAAGTCCAGTGGCAAATGTGATTTAGGGTCCTCCTTGACATTTGTTCCCTCTGTCAATAAAGCTGTCTCAGAGGAAACCAACTCAAAGCTTCTGGAATCAAAGGTTGTTCTTCCAGAAGCCTCTGAACTGAGGATCAGTGTTCCAGAAAGCCAAGTAGAAGAGGAAAATAGTTCATTAGTTAAGACTGTTGAGAACACTTTGCCTTGTGAAATACCCATTTGTGATACAAAGACTTCTTTCTCAACACCTACAGAAGCAAAGCAAGGAGAATCCTTGTTCATGTCATCAATGGAAATGGGAGAGACCGTGGATGGTGCCGGGGCAGCAGCTTCTGCAGTAACAGATGTAAAACAAACCGATACTTTTCAAAACTGTGGTCCAGAATTGGACAGGGAAAGACAGGATGGCTTGAATGtctgtggtatttctgaaagtTTGGACATGAACATGTCTATTTCAACAAAAGTGGCTGAAACCAGTGAAAATCTTCAGATGCCTCCAGTTGAAGCACTTAACAGTGTGCCAGTAAACCTTTCAGAAGCCAGTAAGCCCAAATTTGAGCCTTCTCCTGTAGGTACCGTGGTTGAGACTAAGTCTTGTCAGTTAGAGCCTTGCTTACCAACAGAGGCTCTACCATCACCACAGCAGACTGGGTTAATGGACCACAGAATAGAAATTGAAGACATAAACTCGGTATATCATGACGATGAGAACTCAGTTTTGAGCATCGACTTAAGTCACCTGAGACCCATCCCAGAAATTATCAGTCCTCTGAATAGTCCAGTGAGACCTGTTGCTAAACTTCTTAGAATGGAAAGTCCATCTCATATTCCATTGTATAATAATAGTCATAAAG ATGTGTTTCCATCAAATTCAGACCATTCTACCTCCAAGACTCCGCCTGGTCTCAATAAGGAGAATCAAAAGCCAACTCACAAATCTGACAAATGTACAGAAGTAGATTCCTGTAAGAAGTCAGTTTTAGATGAATTGGAAGAAGGAGAAATTAGAAGTGACAGTGAAGAATCTATACcacaaaaacattttgaaatatgtGCCAAACCTAGAGCTTCTGTTGAATTTCAGAACACTAATACTAgtccagaaggaaagaagagtacTGTTCATGTATATAAAGACCACTGGAAAACATCTGTAAAACCTCACCAGAACAATAGCAAATGgaataaaagacaaaatgaacCCAGCAGACCTTCAAAATCAAAGAGGAAGGATAAAACAATGAGCATTTCCAGcttggaaaaaataattccaATTATTACTGTACCTTCTTCTGTTTGGGAGATTATGCATATGTTACGAATGATAGGAAAACATGTAAGGAAAAGTTACATGAAATTCAAGGTAAAATTTTCATTGATACAGTTTCAAAGGATTATTGAGTCAGCAGCTTTGAGGTTTACATCATTAATTAAATACCTCGATTTTTCTAAGATCTCTAAATCAGTGACTACATTACAGAAGAATCTCTGTGATGTTATAGAATCTAACCTTAAACAAGTTAAGAAGAATGGCATAGTTGATCGTTTATTTGAACAGCAACTACCAGATATGAAAAAGAAACTGTGGAAGTTTGTAGATGAACAACTTGATTATTTGTTTGAAAAGCTTAAGAAAATTTTAGTAAAGTTTTGTGATTCCATAAACTTTGGGAGTGACAGTAATGGAGGAAAGCTTGCTAAAAAGTGTAAAGAGAGAACACAATATTCATATTGTCAGAAGAGGAATAAGGACAATTTCAACaaagaaattcaaagggaaaaatGGTCAAAATCAGAACACTCTGTGAATTTCAAGTCTTCACTGGAGTGTAGAAAGTCTGAAGAAAAACATCCAACCCAAAATAACACCACCACTGACACAGTGGTGCctgacagtaaaagaaatgttaacTCCTGCTTTGAAAGCATAAAGAACTCTGAATCTGAAGAGCACCCTTTGGAACTAAACTGTCCTAGCACTCCCAAGCCAACCAAAAATGAAAGCAACACCATTGAGGATACACCAGTATCTCAGCACACAGTGTTGAAGCCCGAACGTAGTTTTGAGATCCTTACTGAGCAGCAAGCATCTAGCCTCACTTTTAATTTGGTGAGTGATGCACAGATGGGTGAAATATTTAAAAGTTTGTTACAAGGTTCTGATCTTTTGGATAACAGTGTCAACTGTATTGAAAAAACAGAGTGGGAATTAAAGACTCCAGAGAAACAGTTGCTGGAGAGTCTTAAGTGTGAATCTATTCCAGCTTGTACAACAGAAGAGCTTGTTTCCGGAGTGGCTTCTCCATGTCCAAAAATGATTGGTGATGACAATTGGTCATTATCATCTGAAAAAGGTCCTTCTTTGTCTTCAGGGCTTTCGTTGCCAGTGCATCCTGATGTGTTAGATGAAAGTTGTATGTTTGAAGTGTCTGCTAACATGGGTTTGGCTAAAGATAATGTATGTAATTCAGAAAAGAGCAAACCCTACATTTCTTCTATACTCTTTGAAGATCTTGCAGTCTCTTTAACTGTACCATCACCACTGAAATCAGATGGTCACCTGAGCTTCTTAAAACCTGAAGTTTTGTCCAATTCTACTCCTGAAGAAGTTATTAGTGCACATTTTAGTGAAGATGCCTTACTTGAAGAAGAGGATGCCTCTGAGCAAGACATTCATTTAGCTCTGGAGTCTGACAACTCAAGCAGTAAGTCAAGTTGTTCTTCATCGTGGACAAGCCGATCTGTTGCTCCAGGCTTTCAGTACCACCCTAATCTACCCATGCATGCTGTCATAATGGAAAAGTCCAATGATCATTTCATTGTGAAAATACGACGTGCAGCACCATCTACTTCTCCTGGTCTTGAACACGGTATGGTTGCGAATGGGTCATTTACATCTTTGCCCCAAGTTGGAAGGGAAGCTGATGAAGTAGCAGAGAAAGAATATGTTTCATGCCAAAGCACAGTTTTGAAATCTGTGGAGGAATTGGAAAATTCTGACACAAATGTTGGTAGCAACAAATCAACTCATGAGCAGAACTCTATGATGCAAACTGAGGCtccacatatatatgaatttctTAAAGATGCTTCAGGTAAAGAGGGTCACAGTGATAAAGTGGCTGATGATTGTTTCAAGTTGCATCAAGTATGGGAGCCAAGAGTTCCCGAAAGCCTTGAAGAATTGCCTTCAATGGAAAAAATCCCACACCCTATTGAGGACTCATACATAGACCTAACAAAAGATCCAGCATCTGAGACCAAAAGTTTGGGAGAATTTGTAGAAGTAGCAGTTTTAAATATTGATCAGTTGGGTTGTTCTGGAAGCAAATTACATCAAAGCACTCAAATATTAGGTAATTCTTTACAGTCTGATACTATAAATGATTTTATTGATTTGACACAAGATGCTTCAAATGACAGTAAAAATGAAGGTAATGACACCACATTAGCTGCTGAAGGCTTAGAGTGTCAGGTGATATGTGTGGATGAGGATAACTGTAAGGAAGAAAAGATGCAAATGAAAAACAAGCCTGTGGGATGCACTGTTGAGGAAACTTGTATCGATTTGACCCCAGAGTCTGATTCATGTGAAGTAAATAAAGATGATTTAAAACTGGATTCATGTGAAGTACATAAGGATGATTTAAAATTGATGCTACCAACAAATTCTGATAGTTTGGAGTTGCCTGAGACTTTggataatgctttaaaaaaaaggaaaaactgtttTGATGTAAATCATtctcagaaaaaacaaaagaaggaaagagacttAACTAATGGAGAAAAGTCTAAGAAACTTAGCCAAGACTGTGATAAAGATGATAAtgctcaaaaaaagaaaaccagtaagaAAAGGACTCCAACATTGAATAAAGATCTCTCATCAAGCCCAGAGATTAATGATTCATCAGCATCTCTTGCCACTTTGCCTACAAGCCTTTCTGcaaaaaatgttattaaaaagaagggagaaattaTAGTTTCATGGACAAG AAATGATGACCGGGAAATTTTACTAGAGTGTCAGAAAAGAATGCCGTCACTGAAGACCTTTACATATTTGGCAGTCAAGTTGAATAAAAATCCAAATCAG gttTCAGAGAGATTCCAGCAGCTAAAGAAACTCTTTGAGAAGTCAAAATGCAG
- the Casp8ap2 gene encoding CASP8-associated protein 2 isoform X1 yields the protein MAADDDNGDGASLFDVLSASPLKNNDEGSLDIYAGLDSAISDSTSKSSVSFRNCLDLYEEILTEEGTAKEATYNDLQVEYGKCQLQMKELMKKFKEIQTQNFSLKNENQSLKKNISALIKTARVEINRKDEEINNLHQRLSEFPHFRNNHKVSRPSDAVRTKDLRSRTPHLDDCSMSENKVKSDVPKDIHHNTLLPNVEKEGKPHSETRNALHLPTPTEKHCIFNGVCSRSDQVNESISNEDSKRGRKGILHSPYSRGTDRTPKDLGNNCGNGDPRNTEASPRLQRRPEKHGPAEPKAESKNSKSRSSTDSDYKSERSSSWEKETSREKSHTRVESDNDKNLERESGRSQNMSRKELQSQNKEERKGDPKHKLLVKDQDHWRQPDRTVLPHSKNEVKSHNSSKYYPEERRGREDCKREKSISSHGSQNGRYSSSSSRTYKHPSYKEVDALHFSNTPFKPERHRTEDKRKREEEKRRKNKEENRHKKNDKKSPTDHLPKTYKEIKKPTTDLKRQKEPKSDKGEVSNNVFKGTETKELSTRPVDAPNETKSKDLKLSFMEKLNLTLSPAKKQPMSQDNQHEITDVPKSSGKCDLGSSLTFVPSVNKAVSEETNSKLLESKVVLPEASELRISVPESQVEEENSSLVKTVENTLPCEIPICDTKTSFSTPTEAKQGESLFMSSMEMGETVDGAGAAASAVTDVKQTDTFQNCGPELDRERQDGLNVCGISESLDMNMSISTKVAETSENLQMPPVEALNSVPVNLSEASKPKFEPSPVGTVVETKSCQLEPCLPTEALPSPQQTGLMDHRIEIEDINSVYHDDENSVLSIDLSHLRPIPEIISPLNSPVRPVAKLLRMESPSHIPLYNNSHKDVFPSNSDHSTSKTPPGLNKENQKPTHKSDKCTEVDSCKKSVLDELEEGEIRSDSEESIPQKHFEICAKPRASVEFQNTNTSPEGKKSTVHVYKDHWKTSVKPHQNNSKWNKRQNEPSRPSKSKRKDKTMSISSLEKIIPIITVPSSVWEIMHMLRMIGKHVRKSYMKFKVKFSLIQFQRIIESAALRFTSLIKYLDFSKISKSVTTLQKNLCDVIESNLKQVKKNGIVDRLFEQQLPDMKKKLWKFVDEQLDYLFEKLKKILVKFCDSINFGSDSNGGKLAKKCKERTQYSYCQKRNKDNFNKEIQREKWSKSEHSVNFKSSLECRKSEEKHPTQNNTTTDTVVPDSKRNVNSCFESIKNSESEEHPLELNCPSTPKPTKNESNTIEDTPVSQHTVLKPERSFEILTEQQASSLTFNLVSDAQMGEIFKSLLQGSDLLDNSVNCIEKTEWELKTPEKQLLESLKCESIPACTTEELVSGVASPCPKMIGDDNWSLSSEKGPSLSSGLSLPVHPDVLDESCMFEVSANMGLAKDNVCNSEKSKPYISSILFEDLAVSLTVPSPLKSDGHLSFLKPEVLSNSTPEEVISAHFSEDALLEEEDASEQDIHLALESDNSSSKSSCSSSWTSRSVAPGFQYHPNLPMHAVIMEKSNDHFIVKIRRAAPSTSPGLEHGMVANGSFTSLPQVGREADEVAEKEYVSCQSTVLKSVEELENSDTNVGSNKSTHEQNSMMQTEAPHIYEFLKDASGKEGHSDKVADDCFKLHQVWEPRVPESLEELPSMEKIPHPIEDSYIDLTKDPASETKSLGEFVEVAVLNIDQLGCSGSKLHQSTQILGNSLQSDTINDFIDLTQDASNDSKNEGNDTTLAAEGLECQVICVDEDNCKEEKMQMKNKPVGCTVEETCIDLTPESDSCEVNKDDLKLDSCEVHKDDLKLMLPTNSDSLELPETLDNALKKRKNCFDVNHSQKKQKKERDLTNGEKSKKLSQDCDKDDNAQKKKTSKKRTPTLNKDLSSSPEINDSSASLATLPTSLSAKNVIKKKGEIIVSWTRNDDREILLECQKRMPSLKTFTYLAVKLNKNPNQVSERFQQLKKLFEKSKCR from the exons AATTTcagcttaaaaaatgaaaaccagtCTCTTAAGAAGAATATTTCAGCACTTATCAAAACTGCTAGAGTGGAAATAAACCGAAaggatgaagaaataaataatctTCACCAAAG ATTATCCGAGTTTCCACATTTTCGAAATAATCATAAAGTCTCAAGGCCATCAGATGCAGTTAGAACAAAAGATCTCAGATCCAGAACTCCCCATCTGGATGATTGTTCCATGTCTGAAAACAAAGTTAAAAGTGATGTTCCTAAAGATATACATCATAACACTTTACTGCCAAAcgtggaaaaggaaggaaaaccacATTCTGAAACACGGAATGCTTTGCATTTGCCTACACCTACTGAGAAACATTGTATCTTCAATGGTGTTTGTTCACGTTCTGATCAAGTTAATGAAAGTATCTCAAATGAAGATagtaaaagagggaggaaaggtatTTTACACAGCCCATATAGCAGAGGAACGGACAGAACACCGAAAGACTTAGGTAACAACTGTGGTAATGGTGACCCAAGGAACACTGAAGCTAGTCCAAGGCTACAGAGACGTCCTGAGAAACATGGTCCTGCGGAGCCAAAGGCTGAAAGCAAAAATTCAAAGTCTAGAAGCAGCACAGATTCAGATTATAAAAGTGAACGTAGTTCTTCCTGGGAGAAAGAGACTTCTAGAGAAAAATCACATACTCGAGTTGAATCTGATAATGACAAAAACCTGGAGAGAGAAAGTGGACGATCACAAAATATGAGTAGAAAAGAACTTCAGTCacagaacaaagaagaaagaaaaggtgatCCAAAACATAAATTGCTAGTAAAGGACCAAGATCACTGGAGACAGCCTGACCGAACAGTGCTTCCCCATTCTAAGAATGAAGTAAAATCTCATAATTCCAGTAAATATTAcccagaagagagaagaggaagagaagattgtaaaagagagaaaagtatAAGTAGTCATGGTTCTCAAAATGGAAGGTATTCATCCTCTTCAAGCCGAACTTACAAGCATCCATCCTACAAAGAAGTGGATGCTCTGCACTTTTCCAACACACCATTCAAGCCAGAAAGGCATAGAACTGAAgataagaggaaaagagaagaagaaaaaaggagaaagaacaaggaagaaaataggcataagaaaaatgataaaaaatcacCTACAGACCATTTgccaaagacttacaaagaaattaAGAAACCCACTACCGAtttaaagagacagaaagagccaAAAAGCGATAAAGGTGAAGTCTCTAATAATGTTTTTAAAGGCACAGAAACTAAGGAGCTTTCAACAAGACCTGTGGATGctccaaatgaaacaaaaagcaaagacctAAAGTTGAGTTTTATGGAAAAATTGAATTTAACTCTGTCACCTGCTAAAAAGCAGCCTATGTCTCAGGATAATCAGCATGAAATTACTGATGTCCCTAAGTCCAGTGGCAAATGTGATTTAGGGTCCTCCTTGACATTTGTTCCCTCTGTCAATAAAGCTGTCTCAGAGGAAACCAACTCAAAGCTTCTGGAATCAAAGGTTGTTCTTCCAGAAGCCTCTGAACTGAGGATCAGTGTTCCAGAAAGCCAAGTAGAAGAGGAAAATAGTTCATTAGTTAAGACTGTTGAGAACACTTTGCCTTGTGAAATACCCATTTGTGATACAAAGACTTCTTTCTCAACACCTACAGAAGCAAAGCAAGGAGAATCCTTGTTCATGTCATCAATGGAAATGGGAGAGACCGTGGATGGTGCCGGGGCAGCAGCTTCTGCAGTAACAGATGTAAAACAAACCGATACTTTTCAAAACTGTGGTCCAGAATTGGACAGGGAAAGACAGGATGGCTTGAATGtctgtggtatttctgaaagtTTGGACATGAACATGTCTATTTCAACAAAAGTGGCTGAAACCAGTGAAAATCTTCAGATGCCTCCAGTTGAAGCACTTAACAGTGTGCCAGTAAACCTTTCAGAAGCCAGTAAGCCCAAATTTGAGCCTTCTCCTGTAGGTACCGTGGTTGAGACTAAGTCTTGTCAGTTAGAGCCTTGCTTACCAACAGAGGCTCTACCATCACCACAGCAGACTGGGTTAATGGACCACAGAATAGAAATTGAAGACATAAACTCGGTATATCATGACGATGAGAACTCAGTTTTGAGCATCGACTTAAGTCACCTGAGACCCATCCCAGAAATTATCAGTCCTCTGAATAGTCCAGTGAGACCTGTTGCTAAACTTCTTAGAATGGAAAGTCCATCTCATATTCCATTGTATAATAATAGTCATAAAG ATGTGTTTCCATCAAATTCAGACCATTCTACCTCCAAGACTCCGCCTGGTCTCAATAAGGAGAATCAAAAGCCAACTCACAAATCTGACAAATGTACAGAAGTAGATTCCTGTAAGAAGTCAGTTTTAGATGAATTGGAAGAAGGAGAAATTAGAAGTGACAGTGAAGAATCTATACcacaaaaacattttgaaatatgtGCCAAACCTAGAGCTTCTGTTGAATTTCAGAACACTAATACTAgtccagaaggaaagaagagtacTGTTCATGTATATAAAGACCACTGGAAAACATCTGTAAAACCTCACCAGAACAATAGCAAATGgaataaaagacaaaatgaacCCAGCAGACCTTCAAAATCAAAGAGGAAGGATAAAACAATGAGCATTTCCAGcttggaaaaaataattccaATTATTACTGTACCTTCTTCTGTTTGGGAGATTATGCATATGTTACGAATGATAGGAAAACATGTAAGGAAAAGTTACATGAAATTCAAGGTAAAATTTTCATTGATACAGTTTCAAAGGATTATTGAGTCAGCAGCTTTGAGGTTTACATCATTAATTAAATACCTCGATTTTTCTAAGATCTCTAAATCAGTGACTACATTACAGAAGAATCTCTGTGATGTTATAGAATCTAACCTTAAACAAGTTAAGAAGAATGGCATAGTTGATCGTTTATTTGAACAGCAACTACCAGATATGAAAAAGAAACTGTGGAAGTTTGTAGATGAACAACTTGATTATTTGTTTGAAAAGCTTAAGAAAATTTTAGTAAAGTTTTGTGATTCCATAAACTTTGGGAGTGACAGTAATGGAGGAAAGCTTGCTAAAAAGTGTAAAGAGAGAACACAATATTCATATTGTCAGAAGAGGAATAAGGACAATTTCAACaaagaaattcaaagggaaaaatGGTCAAAATCAGAACACTCTGTGAATTTCAAGTCTTCACTGGAGTGTAGAAAGTCTGAAGAAAAACATCCAACCCAAAATAACACCACCACTGACACAGTGGTGCctgacagtaaaagaaatgttaacTCCTGCTTTGAAAGCATAAAGAACTCTGAATCTGAAGAGCACCCTTTGGAACTAAACTGTCCTAGCACTCCCAAGCCAACCAAAAATGAAAGCAACACCATTGAGGATACACCAGTATCTCAGCACACAGTGTTGAAGCCCGAACGTAGTTTTGAGATCCTTACTGAGCAGCAAGCATCTAGCCTCACTTTTAATTTGGTGAGTGATGCACAGATGGGTGAAATATTTAAAAGTTTGTTACAAGGTTCTGATCTTTTGGATAACAGTGTCAACTGTATTGAAAAAACAGAGTGGGAATTAAAGACTCCAGAGAAACAGTTGCTGGAGAGTCTTAAGTGTGAATCTATTCCAGCTTGTACAACAGAAGAGCTTGTTTCCGGAGTGGCTTCTCCATGTCCAAAAATGATTGGTGATGACAATTGGTCATTATCATCTGAAAAAGGTCCTTCTTTGTCTTCAGGGCTTTCGTTGCCAGTGCATCCTGATGTGTTAGATGAAAGTTGTATGTTTGAAGTGTCTGCTAACATGGGTTTGGCTAAAGATAATGTATGTAATTCAGAAAAGAGCAAACCCTACATTTCTTCTATACTCTTTGAAGATCTTGCAGTCTCTTTAACTGTACCATCACCACTGAAATCAGATGGTCACCTGAGCTTCTTAAAACCTGAAGTTTTGTCCAATTCTACTCCTGAAGAAGTTATTAGTGCACATTTTAGTGAAGATGCCTTACTTGAAGAAGAGGATGCCTCTGAGCAAGACATTCATTTAGCTCTGGAGTCTGACAACTCAAGCAGTAAGTCAAGTTGTTCTTCATCGTGGACAAGCCGATCTGTTGCTCCAGGCTTTCAGTACCACCCTAATCTACCCATGCATGCTGTCATAATGGAAAAGTCCAATGATCATTTCATTGTGAAAATACGACGTGCAGCACCATCTACTTCTCCTGGTCTTGAACACGGTATGGTTGCGAATGGGTCATTTACATCTTTGCCCCAAGTTGGAAGGGAAGCTGATGAAGTAGCAGAGAAAGAATATGTTTCATGCCAAAGCACAGTTTTGAAATCTGTGGAGGAATTGGAAAATTCTGACACAAATGTTGGTAGCAACAAATCAACTCATGAGCAGAACTCTATGATGCAAACTGAGGCtccacatatatatgaatttctTAAAGATGCTTCAGGTAAAGAGGGTCACAGTGATAAAGTGGCTGATGATTGTTTCAAGTTGCATCAAGTATGGGAGCCAAGAGTTCCCGAAAGCCTTGAAGAATTGCCTTCAATGGAAAAAATCCCACACCCTATTGAGGACTCATACATAGACCTAACAAAAGATCCAGCATCTGAGACCAAAAGTTTGGGAGAATTTGTAGAAGTAGCAGTTTTAAATATTGATCAGTTGGGTTGTTCTGGAAGCAAATTACATCAAAGCACTCAAATATTAGGTAATTCTTTACAGTCTGATACTATAAATGATTTTATTGATTTGACACAAGATGCTTCAAATGACAGTAAAAATGAAGGTAATGACACCACATTAGCTGCTGAAGGCTTAGAGTGTCAGGTGATATGTGTGGATGAGGATAACTGTAAGGAAGAAAAGATGCAAATGAAAAACAAGCCTGTGGGATGCACTGTTGAGGAAACTTGTATCGATTTGACCCCAGAGTCTGATTCATGTGAAGTAAATAAAGATGATTTAAAACTGGATTCATGTGAAGTACATAAGGATGATTTAAAATTGATGCTACCAACAAATTCTGATAGTTTGGAGTTGCCTGAGACTTTggataatgctttaaaaaaaaggaaaaactgtttTGATGTAAATCATtctcagaaaaaacaaaagaaggaaagagacttAACTAATGGAGAAAAGTCTAAGAAACTTAGCCAAGACTGTGATAAAGATGATAAtgctcaaaaaaagaaaaccagtaagaAAAGGACTCCAACATTGAATAAAGATCTCTCATCAAGCCCAGAGATTAATGATTCATCAGCATCTCTTGCCACTTTGCCTACAAGCCTTTCTGcaaaaaatgttattaaaaagaagggagaaattaTAGTTTCATGGACAAG AAATGATGACCGGGAAATTTTACTAGAGTGTCAGAAAAGAATGCCGTCACTGAAGACCTTTACATATTTGGCAGTCAAGTTGAATAAAAATCCAAATCAG gttTCAGAGAGATTCCAGCAGCTAAAGAAACTCTTTGAGAAGTCAAAATGCAG